A single region of the Denticeps clupeoides chromosome 18, fDenClu1.1, whole genome shotgun sequence genome encodes:
- the nkx3-2 gene encoding homeobox protein Nkx-3.2, producing the protein MALRGNSLVPFSIQAILDKKEDARRRTGLDVRLSAAACWEGPCAADSDSGLSDEQDGAKARKEEEEEEGFQDQDSGAAGTATCALTDCDFLAAASADPGTPDGGGGGGEKGSEAPKQRKKRSRAAFSHAQVFELERRFNHQRYLSGPERADLAASLKLTETQVKIWFQNRRYKTKRRQMAADLLAAAPAAKKVAVKVLVRDDQRQYGPGELLRPPLLSLQPPYFYHPYAYCLPAWSLSACAGNQ; encoded by the exons ATGGCGCTGCGCGGCAACTCCCTGGTGCCCTTCTCCATCCAGGCGATCCTGGACAAGAAGGAGGACGCGCGGCGGCGGACGGGGCTGGACGTGCGCCTCTCCGCCGCGGCCTGCTGGGAAGGGCCGTGCGCCGCGGACTCGGACTCCGGCCTCAGCGACGAGCAGGACGGCGCGAAGGCGCGCAA ggaggaggaagaggaggaaggctTCCAGGACCAGGACTCGGGCGCGGCGGGCACCGCGACGTGCGCGCTCACCGACTGCGACTTCCTCGCCGCCGCGTCGG CAGATCCCGGCACCCcggacggcggcggcggcggcggcgagaaGGGCTCCGAGGCGCCCAAGCAGCGGAAGAAGCGCTCCCGGGCCGCCTTCTCCCACGCCCAGGTCTTCGAGCTGGAGCGCCGCTTCAACCACCAGCGCTACCTGTCCGGCCCGGAGCGCGCCGACCTGGCCGCCTCGCTCAAGCTGACGGAGACCCAGgtgaagatctggttccagaaccgccgCTACAAGACCAAGCGGCGCCAGATGGCCGCCGACCTGCTGGCCGCCGCGCCCGCCGCCAAGAAGGTGGCGGTGAAGGTGCTGGTGCGGGACGACCAGAGACAGTACGGGCCCGGCGAGCTGCTGCGGCCGCCGCTGCTCTCCCTGCAGCCGCCCTACTTCTACCACCCGTACGCGTACTGCCTGCCGGCCTGGAGCCTGTCCGCCTGCGCCGGGAACCAGTGA